Below is a window of Electrophorus electricus isolate fEleEle1 chromosome 1, fEleEle1.pri, whole genome shotgun sequence DNA.
GCACTAAACATGTCAGTGGAGAAGTGGACTTGGAAAAGAAACGTAGTGTAACATTACActgggagagtgggagagacctGTATTATGAAATACCCCCAGTAGCCTTGGGTATGATATGAATGTCTTATAAGCCACTGCAAGAACGAGGCAGCAATAACACATTTAATTTGTTGATGTTGTTGCTTTATTTGCAGACAACCTTTGAttccagtttgtttttaaagaacaatgtaaaaaaaaaaaaaaaaaaagttacatgtGCCACTAATGTCTGTCCAAGCATTTTTGTGTAATGTGCAATCACAGACGATTATCAATACTGAGTATGTTTGATTAGAGGGAGAGATATCAGCACTGAGTCAACTGATTCATTTTCTTCACCACTGAACTAAATAATACTGCCATACAATGTGACATCATAACATTCAAATgatttcagtgttgtttttttttcaacaatataTACAGTATCACAATGGATGGGCAATGTAAAAAATAAGGGATTCACTTTTGTAGCAAAatatctttacatttaaaaaaggattttccCCACGcagtgtctttttttaaaaaaagaaagcaaactcTGTTCAACAGtttacatacatcatacatcacaaGAGGTCAAGCAGGACAGGACGTTTGTGCTTGAAGTAAGATGGACATACACGGAGTTACAAGAGTCCTTCAGACAACCCCTCCCTTCAGGAAACTTTAACTAATAGGTCAGGGTTACACTGACCATAACTAATAGGGAGTCCGCAGACAGGGAGATTATAGTCCTCAGTACCAGTGTAGAAATCAGACCCACAACTCTTTCTCTTCTTAACCAGTTCTTTTTGCATGAGAGTTCAAAAGGACAATAACTGAATGTTTATAAGCAAAGTGCATCATGGGTATTTTCCCATTTTGACAGTAACAGCTGCTCAGCTTTATCGAATCCCAAAGTAGGGAAGAGATTGTGGACCACGAGCACCTGATGAAGACGATTCCGTTCACCCAGCcagggtgtttgtttttttttacactggctacacactctctcaaagCATGAGCACTGGCCTTTCAAAAATGTCAGAAAGGGTTggggttaaaaaaataaataaaacccaacCACAACCACATCTCCTTCCACTGGAGATCGGAGGGTTTGACTGATTGATTCCAGTTTTTGTAAGTTTTGAGTGTCCTGCATATCCAGTGCTCAAGTAAAGTCAGTTTTCTACATCTTGGGGACATGAACATTCATTCACCTCCTGCTTGAATGTTGAAAGGATGGAGAGGCGGGTGGAGTGGAAGGATGGAGAAGCGGCTGGGGTGAGCACTTTCTACCTCTCCTTTGTTTTAATAAGTAGACACACCCACTTCTGTTCATTGGCTGAGTAAGGTGGATTAGCAGGTCGTCACTTGTTCGGAGAGTACCAAAGGTGCTCAAAGGTGTCAAAAGTTCCTCGTCCTACTCGTCTGGAGGGCGTCGGTGCAACGGAAGGGTTTACTACGCAGGTCTGCGTGTGGCAACAGAGTGACAGTTAGACACCTGTCTCCATATACGAGACGACCTGCAGCGCTGACCACGAGCAGCGGCTCATGCATATGGAGCAATGGGCACATCTGAAATTACATCTGCGCAATATTTTCAGCCATGCATGTGGTATCACAGAAGGAAGGATGAAATGTTGAGAAGAGGTGACTTGATTAAACTTGCCCCTCATCACCTGTATACAGGCAACACGTAGGCAGCACACATCCCATCACCTGTTCACAGGCAAGACACCTCATCACTTGTACACAGGCAACACACTTCATCGCGTGTACACAGTTAACACACACGTTATTCGCCCATTCATGCAGAATGAGAAacactgatggagagagggatggatgaAAGCAAGGCAagatgagagcgagagagacagacattaaGCCACCTTTCTGAGGGAGAGAATTTAGTTTAGTAATGGATGTCCTCTGAGTGGGCGGGGTCACAGAAGAAGCGCGAGCCCCGTTTGGCCGATCGCGCAGTAAAGGGGACGGTCTTCAGCACTGTAGCAAGACAACAGCCAAAAACAACACTGACTCTAGCTCTAGAAAAGCacctgagagaaacagaagtatCTTTATCGCAGTATATGACAGAATCACTCTCACAGGTGGGAGCAGGCACGCCACCCTTGACTGCGTCTGCTGTACCTGTGATTATATCCTCAATGGCACCATCTTTGCCCTCGTAGACGTGACGGCTGTCCTTCCCCTGTCTCTTCCTCAGCTCAGCGATCAGATCCTGCTGCTGTCTCTTGCCCTTATGTGATGGTGACTAGTGTGTTTAGGAGAGACAGACAAGCAACTTCCTAGAAAGTATCCCACTTACAATATTATGATAGTTTAGCTGGCTTTCTCCGGATCCTTTGCATCACGGGATCCCTAAAATGCTAATTGGTAAAGCCATACCTGCTggtcctcctgctcctccatcaGGGCCTCCTGTTCCAGAAGCTTCTCCATCATCAGCTGCTCCTGCCTCTTCTTCTGTTCGTTCTCCTCATCCGCTTGctgggaaaagaaagaaagaaagagagagagagagagagagagagagacacattcCAGCTGACCTGAACTGGACTGAAAGATGGGTGGAAGTAGTGATGTGTGGATGAGTGGAAGCCTGGCTCACCCTGTAGGCCTTGACAAAGCGCACAAACACTGGAAAGAAGACGGAGGGAGGCATGGTCTTGGGGCTCTCCCCGAAGTACTTCACAACGTCGTCAAAAGCATCCTGTGAGAACATGCATGTGAGCTGTGATGAGAGGACCAGCACTTGTCCAGCTGATGTAGTCCTCAGAGACACATGTCTCCAGGTTTGGCCATGCGGTCCTGTGTCTCCGGGTTTGGCCAAGCTGTACCTGCGCAATCCTGGCGTCGTCGAGCAGCTGCTTCAGTCTGGTCTCGTTGTGGTGGATGAAGTCTTTGAGCAGCGAGTTGTGGCCGTGCATGCTGTACTCTCGGCGTGTGAGGTCCATACCTCTCTGGAGCTCCCTCACATCCAGTAGGACATTCTccagagagactgaaacacGAGAaccccccttttttttacaGCCGCCAGTCAAACACCACATTGTGCTAAACTTCTCTTATTTagatatacataaacacaaataattcTCTAATAAACCTAATGACATCTTACACAGGGTAAATAACAATGACATCTTACAGAGTCATATAACATGACAAATTTCCTGTGGTCAGCGTAAGCTGCATCAAGAATATGTATCCATTATACAGCAAATGTGGCACTTTGTATAAGTAAAAGTGCTACACTGTAAATGCTACtttatatgtgtacatgtgtgttacTTTGTAAATTCTATTTCCTAAGTAACAcactgtgtacgtgtgtgcgcactACACTGTGACACTCTGCATACGCGCTAAACTGTGACACTCTGCGTACACTCTGCGTACGCGTGCGCGCTACACTGTGACACTGCGTACGCGTGTGCGCGCTACACTGTGACACTGTGTACGCGTGTGCGCCCTACACTgacactctgcacacactctgCGTACGCGTGTGCGCGCTACACTGTGACACTCTGCGTACGCGTGTGCGCGCTACACTGTGACACTCTGCGTACGCGTGTGCGCGCTACACTGTGACACTCTGCGTACGCGTGTGCGCGCTACACTGTGACACTGCGTACGCGTGTGCGCGCTACACTGTGACACTCTGCGTACGCGTGTGCGCGCTACACTGTGACACTCTGCGTACATGTGATACtctgtgtatacgtgtgtgctACACTGTGACactctgtgtatatgtgtgtgtgctgcatggtAAAGAGCACACAGAGTGAGTCTTACCAGCAGCAGCTTTCTCCACATAATGCAGCTCATTGTAGAACATGCTCATGGCCATGTACTTCTCCCTCACCACGTTAGCGATGTAATGCAGCAGAGTCTGCTTCCTGTCCGTGGACTTGGTCTCCAGCAGCTGtgggcaaaacaaacaaacaaaatggagaTGATGTGTGACTGCACAGAGAATGTGGGAACAGGTGGGCACTCATAACTGCCTCCACATttcatgtttcagtgtttttagGCGAAGTTTGGTTTCCTCAGCAACCATGTGGCAGATTCTGACTGACTCACCAGGTCTAAGCTCTGGAGCTTGAAGCCATACACAGCTCCCCTCTTGCTGCTGTTCATGTAGTTCCCCAGGGCCAGTATAATCTGAGAAGAGAACACCAGATCACAGACTGACAGCACAGGATCAGAAACACTGTCAAATTTAAGGTCAGTGTGAAGTGCTACTAACTTCAAGGATCTTTTTTAGCTTCTGGGAAGATTTTATGGACACAGACGCAGCAATAATCGCATGAAGTTGCTGTAACAAAAAAGGatattgtgttatatttatgatatatttgtgttatatttggGTTATATTTTACATTCTGTTCATGAGTGACTCATACCGGCGTGAGCATCTGCAGGCTGTCGTTGAAGTTCCCCGTGAAGGCCATGATGGTCATCTTCTGGGGTAGGCGCTCAATCTTACTGAAGAGCATCATGAAGCGGTCCTCTTCCGTGAGCTCCACCAGAGGGCGCCGCTCCCTCTCATACTGCCGCAGGACTTTCACCTCCCCTTCTGTGGGCATGAAGCGCATCAGGCACTCTGTGAAGTCCACGGGGACGGTGCGCAGGTCGAACCTGGGGGACAGCCAGAGAGGGGCTGGGCTGAGCGACGCATGTGTTACTAGGCCAGCGGAACCAGACAGACAAAACTGCTGCCAGAACTTTAGAGGATTCTAGAGACGTTTTGCAGTGTTgcaggaaaaaagacagaactTCTTCAATGACACACTGTCAGCTCTTATGGTGATTAGCTGCCGAGTTTACtattgctgttttaatgtactGGAAAGTGAGAACTTGGCACATAAATATATCTTAAagtaatttttattaatatttatcttCATTTACACAATATTTCGGAGCCTAATTCTAGGTCATTGGCTGTACACAGGTTTCGGAGGTGAAATGTCCTTGAGGAGCGCTCACGTCTGAATTGCCTTGCAGATCTCCTCTGAGCTCTTTCCTGCCTTGCGCAGGGTGATGGCCAGGTTTTTGGCCCGGTTGGCCTCCAGTAGTGACACCTTATTGGGCCCCTTCTGCGGGGCCTTCTGTTTGCTCATCGTCATGTCGACCGTTGGGCCCTGAGCCTTGGTCTTAAACAGCTCCTCGAACTCGTCTACATTCAGGTCCTGGTAGAGACAGAAGGGCAATTCCACCTCAAAATATGAATTCGTTTTTACAGTAAAAATCATGTTAGCGTTGACCTAATTTAAGTACGACCATCCCTTGGTGGCACACGTAGTATACTGCAATTAAAATCACTGTTATGAAGTGTCATGTAGTCCAATCAATGTCAGGAAGTCCGAGTCTGATGACAGATAAATACCTCCAGAATCCTTTCATCATCAATCTCATTGAAGACAGTACCGTTGATCTGATTGGGTTTGAGGGCCACCCAGTTGAAGACCGGCATTCGGAACTTGGTTTTGATTGGCTTCTTAATCTTCACAGCTGGAGACAGGTAGAGGCACAGGTGAGAGTGTCAGTGCTGGTTTTGTTCAGATGGAGTGCGTTAGGTTTTAATTAACATGTCTCATGGCTGGGGTCAGTATACGCAACACAAGACAGCACAGACAAAAAAGGCGTAAAAAAAGTGATCACATTAATGAtataaaaacaccaaaaataaatcacGACACAGCAAAGATCACCCAAACGGAGGGAACGTACAGAAGAGCTTGATTGGTCCATCTTTGAGGGCAGGAAGGAGTAAAAAGtagaggacaaaaaaaagcacaaacaaagtTTACAAAGGAAAATAAGCATGAAAACTCtaaaagcaaaaccagaaagactttaatacatacacacctgtCAGGCCAGAGTTGAATATGACAGTGGGTGTGCCACAGccaggaaggggaggggctatagggggagggggagggggaagtGGTGTGGACATCTCCATGGCACGcccaggtggaggtggaggtggtggtggaggtggaggaggaggtggagcaggaaCATCTGAAGGTCCATTAGGCACTGGATGGCAGAAGAAAGAAGACGTggctcacaaacacaaaatgcatcTGAACAAAGGCAACACACTGGACCATGAAACTACGATGAAACCACGATGAAATTCAGATAACAGCCTTCTTAACTATACTTAAAACTGGGCTGCAATGTGCCAGAGAGCAGGACACTGCTCACTCTTCAGGCCAGCTACCACGGCCGTGTtgatgctacacacacacaccttcagcagCCTTCACCTTACAGAAGCTCCCTTAGCGCCGATGGTTCCTAGTGACCATCCGTATTTattaactacaaataaaaaGGCTGACCAAACAGTGGATCATCAGACCACTCTGTCTTGTTAACTCACCAGAGGAGCATGGcatgggtggtggtggaggtggtggaggaggggggggtggagtAGAAGCAGGCGCGGCCACCTTCCTCGGGGTGCCGCTCTGCGAGGTGCTCGCAGGGCTGTACGCGGCGCCCATGCAGGCCACCGCCAGGGCATCGGGGCAGGGGCAGGGTGACAACAGCGTGGGCAGCGGAGGGGAGGGCAGCGGGCAAGCCTGGCCCTCGCCGTCGCCCTCACCACGCGCCTGCACGTGCTGGCTACCTCGACGCGCCAGCAGGTGAgccttctcctccagctcacaCTGCTTCTGGATGGCCTCGTCCTTCTCCCGAACCATGCGCCGCAGCGTGTGCACCTGCGAGCTGGTGTCCCGGTACACGGCCTGCATCGCAAACATGCCAGTCAGACAACCTACTCACTCTCCATGAAGCTCACCTGCCCCACACCTCCCCTCAAGACTgctggagttagggttagagttgtcCCTTGCTGTTGATGGGGCAGAGGGGAGGCTTCCCAGAACCCTAGTCCAAACAAATTTTACCCCCTCCTATAATTCCACAATAGTTCCATATCTAACCCATATGAGGGTATGATGTCTGCACACAGTTTATAATAAAGCTGCATTATAAAACTGATCACAAGCAACAAGggtcttgcaaaaaaaaaaaatgttttagagaaCTAATGTTtttgggctgtgtgtttgtaactCTCACCCGTATGGTGTCCAGTTCTTTGTCTTTCTGCATAAGCTGCTTCTCCAGCTCCACGATCTTGGACATGGCCTCATTCTCTGTGTCCAACAGCTTTTCTGTCaactaggagagagagagagagagaatgagaatatTGTACTAACAGGTTTGGCCTCCGAACAGCCCAAGCTAATTCTCAAGGTTATCCCTCAGGAcacaacattttattaatgaataaaattatttccTTATGACTACGTAACTATGTTCATTAATGTCAGCTCCCAGAAAGGCCGCAAGCAAACAGATCTGGCAATTAAGAGTCTAATGGATGACCCAGTTGTTACACAGTCTGACAGTGATTCATTTGGCATCTGAAAGCCCATGAGTGGACGTGCAGGCGCTTGCAGTGGGAGGAGAATGGTGGTGCAGTGGTGGTCGGCTTGCCGTACGTGGGAGAGGTTCTCCTCCAACTCCTCCACGCGCTCCAGTGCTGCGTTCTTGGTCTCGGCGTCCTCCAGCAGTCCACCCACGTCAAACAGGTTGTCCAGGTACGCCTGGATCTGCACCTGCAGCTTATCGCTCTCTGTGTGCTTCAACCTCTGAAccatagacaaacacatacactcaataCATATGCGTGCAACACACGCGCAACACACATGTGCCttacaggagtgtgtgtataagctgttatactgtttaaaaaaaaaagaagaaggatTTACTCCAGTTGAATTTGGCCAGTGGTtccacattcattttttttttttaccatgacCGTGCCCAATGCATGTGCTATTTCAACAATGTTAACATACACTTTTTAATTGTACATGTGATATGGTCTACTACATTCAgtacttaaccctaaccctgacccagTAGGGTCTCTTCCCACTTTGGCACAGGAACAGAGCCTTACCTCTAGGTACTCGTCCAGGGAGAGCTTGGTGAAGTCATACTGCAAGTGCACTCTGAAGTTCATGTCTTCTACAGAGTGCACCACGATGTTGATGAACTGCATGCATGCGACCTGCAGCGGGTCACACAAGGCGGCCGCAAACatagttagggttaagggttaccctaaccataacccctaaaccctaaaccataaaccctaaccccgCAAGTGCACATTGTGAGTGGGAAGGCACTCAGGCCAAGAGTGCTCTCATATTAACGCACCATGAAATCAATATTGTTGTCTTCATTTTTAAAGTCTTCCATTAGTTTCTCAAACCTCTGGGTCTCTGAGCAGACCTGGGAGAAAGGAACAGACCACAAATAAGCTTCCTAATGAACCCACAAAAGCACATACTCAAACAGGACAAAATCATGGAGCTTCTGATTGTTACAAacatcattaattaattaaactgcAGCATcattataatgcatttaaaacagaataaaaaaaaaaaacacacaatggtTGCAAATCATTCTTGTACCTCTTTGAAATGGTCAAAGGCTGCCAGGATGATCTCATGGCCTcccctcaccagacacacagcagccagCAGCTCCAGGACTAAGGCTTTGGTCCTGCACacgaacaacacacacacacacacacacacacacacacacacacacacacacacacacacacacgaggcatGAATTCTCTACAGGAAACGCTCGTCTCTATGAGCTACAGCAAGGGATTATACACTACATTACAGGAAACTAAGATCAAACAATCAATTCCACCTCAGAGGATCAGTGAGCAGATCTAGGATACAAGAGGTCACTAACTCAGTGAGTTGATCATTAGGGTTGAGTATTGACTCAGTGAGTTTATCAATAGGGTTGATAATCAACCCTAATGATTTATTAACTCAAAGAATTTATAATCAACCCTAATGATATCATTGAGTTTATCATTAGGGTTGATTATAAACTCAATGAGGGTCTTTGATCAAGTTTGTTGGCTGAAATGTTAATTGTCAGATTATTATCAGTACTGACTGATAAGTGAAGAAGTGCATGTACAGGTCAAATAATGAAGTCagattttacaaaataatgCTGACGTTACAACATACATactatgtgtgcgtgtgtttgtacataGCCTTACctggggtttttgttgttgaggCTCAGGGCAATTTCGTTCACCGCATGTGGATGTGACATGACCATATTGAAGCCATACTGTATGCAGAGAGAACATGAAGATGTACCACAGGAAACAGCTGTAGATGAGCTTTAGCCATTAGATGGCATTTGTGTCTTATTATGGTTATTAGGTTTAACTTTCAGTAAATAACATTGTTATACCTGATAGTTCATTATGGCTCTGAGACACATGACACAGACGTGCACGTCATCCTTCTTACACACCAAGCGAGAGTGTTTAAGGGTCCTTCGGCTGGGAAGAGTGTTGGACCTGAGATGGCATCACACAGTTTCACAGAACCAAAACAGTAGCTCAGCCAATATAATGGAAACATTTgtgttgttctttgtgtgtttgcctgtgtgtgtcttaaggagtggtgtgtggagtgtgtgtgtgtgccttaattagtgctgtgtgtgtgtgccttaaTTATTggtgtgtggaatgtgtgtgtgccttaaTTATTGGTGTGTGAAGCATGTATCTATGTGTCTATACCTTATGGAATgctgtgtggaatgtgtgtgtgtgcgcattaaTTAGTAGTGTGTTaagcacgtgcgtgtgtgtgtgtgtgtatgtatgtgtgtgtatgtatgtatatatgcgtgtgtgtgcgcgtgcacgtgtgtgtgtgtgtgtatgtatgtatgtatgtatgtatgtatgtatatgggtgtgtgcacgcacgcgcatgtgtaaatatgtatgtatgtatgtatgtgtgtgtgtgtgtgtgtgtgcaccttatAGAGAGGCACGTGGGGATTGTGTGGAGCATGCATGTACATTTTAAGGAGTGAGTTGCACGAGTGAGTGTACACCTTAAGgagtgttatgtgtgtatatatacacacacacacgtgtgtgtatgtgtgtgtaccttaaGGAGTGGCGTGTGGCGCGTGGGATGCTACTGCTACTGACTGGCGAGGGCAGGTTGCTGTCGCCATGGAGATCTTCGATAGACCTGCTCCACGGAGTTTCCACGGATGCCTCCCCACTTGCGCCTTCTGCTGCATCGCCATCAAAGCTGAGGGGGCAGAAACATGCAAAGACCGGGAAGGTGAGACAGGCAGAGCCATGCAAGGTGAgacatgtttatttgtacagaATGTTTCATACCCATACACATAATTAAAATCATCAAAATTAAATAAGATGATAAATGTTGAATTAAAAtttgacaaataaaaatgtaaagtgttgagataaaagatgaaagattaaaatataaaagatgaaaataaagaaaataagaattAACGTAAATAAAAGTGCCCTGTAGAGCTGAAAATTCAGGTTTGATCTGAGCCAACAGcctaagaaataaaaatgtcactAACCAAAATCTGATCATCTAGTGTTGCTGCTCTTCTAAGATCCTGACAACCGGTTccattaaaaacagaataacagcTAAACGCTACCTTCCCACTCTAAGTCTATACGTTTGTCAGGACTAACTAACCAGACCCTAATGATCTGACAGTTCTGCTTGGCTCATAACATTGCAGCATATCAGACAGATATACTGGTCCTAGATCATTAAGCAACTGATGGGCCAGTATTAATACGTTAAAGTGATCTCTGTAATCTACTGGTCACCAGTGTGGGGGTCTGGCCGAGGTGTggtctcttctttctcttttattgaGAATTACAGCAGCTTTTGAATGAACTGAAGCTGTCTGAGTGGTTTTTGTGTAGTCTCTACTAGACATAAAAGCACGGAGTTGTCAGGAAATCTCTCATGTTGTTTATGTTCTTAAGGTGATGAAATGCTGATTCAGTAACTGATTTGATGAGATTGCTAAAACAGGAAATCACAGTCTACAAGTACACCAAGGTTATGAGCTAGCATGAATCCAAAAAGCCAGTCTATACCTCTCATTGCTGTTGCCAAATCTAAGAA
It encodes the following:
- the fmnl2b gene encoding formin-like protein 2 isoform X3 — translated: MGNAESMDTQLTDFRARNKPPKLPMPDPAELEERFSIALNSMNLPPDKVRLLRQYDSEKKWELICDQERFQVKNPPHTYIQKLRGFLDPAVTRKKFRRRVQESTQVLRELEISLRTNHIGWVREFLNEENQGLDVLVEYLSFAQYAVTFDGDAAEGASGEASVETPWSRSIEDLHGDSNLPSPVSSSSIPRATRHSLRSNTLPSRRTLKHSRLVCKKDDVHVCVMCLRAIMNYQYGFNMVMSHPHAVNEIALSLNNKNPRTKALVLELLAAVCLVRGGHEIILAAFDHFKEVCSETQRFEKLMEDFKNEDNNIDFMVACMQFINIVVHSVEDMNFRVHLQYDFTKLSLDEYLERLKHTESDKLQVQIQAYLDNLFDVGGLLEDAETKNAALERVEELEENLSHLTEKLLDTENEAMSKIVELEKQLMQKDKELDTIRAVYRDTSSQVHTLRRMVREKDEAIQKQCELEEKAHLLARRGSQHVQARGEGDGEGQACPLPSPPLPTLLSPCPCPDALAVACMGAAYSPASTSQSGTPRKVAAPASTPPPPPPPPPPPPMPCSSVPNGPSDVPAPPPPPPPPPPPPPPGRAMEMSTPLPPPPPPIAPPLPGCGTPTVIFNSGLTAVKIKKPIKTKFRMPVFNWVALKPNQINGTVFNEIDDERILEDLNVDEFEELFKTKAQGPTVDMTMSKQKAPQKGPNKVSLLEANRAKNLAITLRKAGKSSEEICKAIQTFDLRTVPVDFTECLMRFMPTEGEVKVLRQYERERRPLVELTEEDRFMMLFSKIERLPQKMTIMAFTGNFNDSLQMLTPQLHAIIAASVSIKSSQKLKKILEIILALGNYMNSSKRGAVYGFKLQSLDLLLETKSTDRKQTLLHYIANVVREKYMAMSMFYNELHYVEKAAAVSLENVLLDVRELQRGMDLTRREYSMHGHNSLLKDFIHHNETRLKQLLDDARIAQDAFDDVVKYFGESPKTMPPSVFFPVFVRFVKAYRQADEENEQKKRQEQLMMEKLLEQEALMEEQEDQQSPSHKGKRQQQDLIAELRKRQGKDSRHVYEGKDGAIEDIITDLRSKPFRCTDALQTSRTRNF
- the fmnl2b gene encoding formin-like protein 2 isoform X2; its protein translation is MGNAESMDTQLTDFRARNKPPKLPMPDPAELEERFSIALNSMNLPPDKVRLLRQYDSEKKWELICDQERFQVKNPPHTYIQKLRGFLDPAVTRKKFRRRVQESTQVLRELEISLRTNHIGWVREFLNEENQGLDVLVEYLSFAQYAVTFDGDAAEGASGEASVETPWSRSIEDLHGDSNLPSPVSSSSIPRATRHSLRSNTLPSRRTLKHSRLVCKKDDVHVCVMCLRAIMNYQYGFNMVMSHPHAVNEIALSLNNKNPRTKALVLELLAAVCLVRGGHEIILAAFDHFKEVCSETQRFEKLMEDFKNEDNNIDFMVACMQFINIVVHSVEDMNFRVHLQYDFTKLSLDEYLERLKHTESDKLQVQIQAYLDNLFDVGGLLEDAETKNAALERVEELEENLSHLTEKLLDTENEAMSKIVELEKQLMQKDKELDTIRAVYRDTSSQVHTLRRMVREKDEAIQKQCELEEKAHLLARRGSQHVQARGEGDGEGQACPLPSPPLPTLLSPCPCPDALAVACMGAAYSPASTSQSGTPRKVAAPASTPPPPPPPPPPPPMPCSSVPNGPSDVPAPPPPPPPPPPPPPPGRAMEMSTPLPPPPPPIAPPLPGCGTPTVIFNSGLTDGPIKLFSVKIKKPIKTKFRMPVFNWVALKPNQINGTVFNEIDDERILEDLNVDEFEELFKTKAQGPTVDMTMSKQKAPQKGPNKVSLLEANRAKNLAITLRKAGKSSEEICKAIQTFDLRTVPVDFTECLMRFMPTEGEVKVLRQYERERRPLVELTEEDRFMMLFSKIERLPQKMTIMAFTGNFNDSLQMLTPQLHAIIAASVSIKSSQKLKKILEIILALGNYMNSSKRGAVYGFKLQSLDLLLETKSTDRKQTLLHYIANVVREKYMAMSMFYNELHYVEKAAAVSLENVLLDVRELQRGMDLTRREYSMHGHNSLLKDFIHHNETRLKQLLDDARIAQDAFDDVVKYFGESPKTMPPSVFFPVFVRFVKAYRQADEENEQKKRQEQLMMEKLLEQEALMEEQEDQQSPSHKGKRQQQDLIAELRKRQGKDSRHVYEGKDGAIEDIITDLRSKPFRCTDALQTSRTRNF
- the fmnl2b gene encoding formin-like protein 2 isoform X1, producing MGNAESMDTQLTDFRARNKPPKLPMPDPAELEERFSIALNSMNLPPDKVRLLRQYDSEKKWELICDQERFQVKNPPHTYIQKLRGFLDPAVTRKKFRRRVQESTQVLRELEISLRTNHIGWVREFLNEENQGLDVLVEYLSFAQYAVTFDGDAAEGASGEASVETPWSRSIEDLHGDSNLPSPVSSSSIPRATRHSLRSNTLPSRRTLKHSRLVCKKDDVHVCVMCLRAIMNYQYGFNMVMSHPHAVNEIALSLNNKNPRTKALVLELLAAVCLVRGGHEIILAAFDHFKEVCSETQRFEKLMEDFKNEDNNIDFMVACMQFINIVVHSVEDMNFRVHLQYDFTKLSLDEYLERLKHTESDKLQVQIQAYLDNLFDVGGLLEDAETKNAALERVEELEENLSHLTEKLLDTENEAMSKIVELEKQLMQKDKELDTIRAVYRDTSSQVHTLRRMVREKDEAIQKQCELEEKAHLLARRGSQHVQARGEGDGEGQACPLPSPPLPTLLSPCPCPDALAVACMGAAYSPASTSQSGTPRKVAAPASTPPPPPPPPPPPPMPCSSVPNGPSDVPAPPPPPPPPPPPPPPGRAMEMSTPLPPPPPPIAPPLPGCGTPTVIFNSGLTAVKIKKPIKTKFRMPVFNWVALKPNQINGTVFNEIDDERILEDLNVDEFEELFKTKAQGPTVDMTMSKQKAPQKGPNKVSLLEANRAKNLAITLRKAGKSSEEICKAIQTFDLRTVPVDFTECLMRFMPTEGEVKVLRQYERERRPLVELTEEDRFMMLFSKIERLPQKMTIMAFTGNFNDSLQMLTPQLHAIIAASVSIKSSQKLKKILEIILALGNYMNSSKRGAVYGFKLQSLDLLLETKSTDRKQTLLHYIANVVREKYMAMSMFYNELHYVEKAAAVSLENVLLDVRELQRGMDLTRREYSMHGHNSLLKDFIHHNETRLKQLLDDARIAQDAFDDVVKYFGESPKTMPPSVFFPVFVRFVKAYRQADEENEQKKRQEQLMMEKLLEQEALMEEQEDQQSPSHKGKRQQQDLIAELRKRQGKDSRHVYEGKDGAIEDIITVLKTVPFTARSAKRGSRFFCDPAHSEDIHY